The Nyctibius grandis isolate bNycGra1 chromosome 3, bNycGra1.pri, whole genome shotgun sequence genome window below encodes:
- the RNF152 gene encoding E3 ubiquitin-protein ligase RNF152, which yields METLSQDSLLECQICFNYYSPRRRPKLLDCKHTCCSVCLQQMRTSQKDLRCPWCRGITKLPPGYSVSQLPDDPEVIAVIAIPHTSEHTPVFIKLPSNGCYMLPLPLSKERALLPGDIGCRLLPGGQQKSLAVVTIPAEQQPLQGSLPAEGGAEEPDQRGVVKSSTWSGVCTVILVACVLVFLLGIVLHNMSCISKRFTVISCG from the coding sequence ATGGAGACCCTGTCCCAGGACTCTCTGCTGGAGTGCCAGATTTGCTTCAACTACTACAGCCCCCGCCGGCGGCCCAAGCTGCTGGACTGCAAGCACACCTGCTGCTCGGTGTGCCTGCAGCAGATGAGGACCAGCCAGAAGGACCTGCGGTGCCCCTGGTGTCGTGGGATCACCAAGCTGCCGCCGGGGTACTCTGTGTCGCAGCTGCCCGATGACCCCGAGGTGATCGCCGTCATTGCAATCCCCCACACCTCGGAGCACACGCCCGTCTTCATCAAACTCCCCAGCAACGGGTGCTACATGCTGCCCTTGCCCCTCTCCAAGGAGAGGGCGCTACTGCCGGGAGACATTGGCTGCCGCCTCCTGCCCGGTGGCCAGCAGAAGTCCCTGGCAGTGGTGACGATCCCGGCGGAGCAGCAGCCGCTGCAGGGCAGCCTTCCCGCCGAGGGGGGAGCGGAGGAGCCGGACCAGAGAGGTGTTGTGAAAAGCTCCACCTGGTCGGGTGTTTGCACTGTGATCCTGGTGGCCTGCGTCCTGGTCTTTCTCCTGGGCATTGTCCTCCACAACATGTCGTGCATTTCCAAGCGCTTCACGGTGATCTCCTGCGGCTGA